Proteins encoded by one window of Actinocorallia herbida:
- a CDS encoding MFS transporter, translating to MTTAQTAPSAGAATRPAPQRLTGRLKVTLAVLLAAQFMLAVDFSILNVALPAIGDDLGFTLSHLQWIATAFALSAAGFTLFFGRIGDLIGRKRIFLGSLGLLGVASLVGGLATDPTVLIIARVAQGLATAAATPAGLALLTTAFPEGPLRRKALGLNGALMSAGFTTGAVLGGVLTDLLSWRWAFFINVPVALAVLLAAPSVIAESRPERRPRVDVPGALSVTLGLLGVVYGLTLAGERGWTDPAALGALAVGAVLLAVFVLVERRAAEPLVPLNVLRKRTVAWGNVLGVLAFVTETSLVYLLTLYMQKTLGFSALTAGVSFGVLGLGTVLGGLLAPKAVGRTSTRTVLVWGGLLQAVFTAVLLLLGDSPAAMWLVLPATFLGGVGNMLVIVGFMLTATTGLPDREQGLATGLASMSQQIGITLGTPVMSAVVTAASAGAVTAGAVHHGVTVAIGVNAALVLLGVVIAAVFLRPRS from the coding sequence ATGACCACCGCCCAGACCGCGCCGAGCGCCGGCGCCGCGACACGGCCCGCGCCGCAGCGGCTCACCGGCCGTCTCAAGGTCACCCTCGCCGTCCTCCTCGCCGCCCAGTTCATGCTGGCCGTCGACTTCTCCATCCTCAACGTGGCGCTGCCCGCGATCGGCGACGACCTCGGCTTCACCCTGTCCCACCTCCAGTGGATCGCCACCGCGTTCGCCCTGTCCGCCGCAGGGTTCACCCTCTTCTTCGGCCGCATCGGCGACCTCATCGGCCGCAAGCGGATCTTCCTCGGCAGCCTCGGCCTCCTCGGCGTCGCCTCCCTCGTCGGCGGCCTGGCCACGGACCCGACCGTGCTGATCATCGCCCGCGTCGCCCAGGGCCTCGCGACGGCCGCCGCCACCCCGGCCGGGCTGGCACTGCTCACCACCGCGTTTCCCGAAGGGCCGCTGCGGCGCAAGGCGCTCGGTCTCAACGGCGCGCTGATGTCCGCCGGGTTCACCACCGGGGCCGTCCTCGGCGGCGTCCTCACCGACCTGCTGTCCTGGCGGTGGGCGTTCTTCATCAATGTGCCCGTCGCGCTCGCCGTGCTGCTCGCCGCGCCGAGCGTCATCGCCGAATCCCGGCCTGAGCGGCGGCCCCGGGTCGACGTGCCCGGCGCCCTCAGCGTCACCCTCGGCCTGCTCGGCGTCGTCTACGGCCTGACCCTCGCGGGGGAACGCGGCTGGACCGACCCCGCCGCGCTCGGCGCCCTCGCCGTCGGCGCGGTCCTGCTCGCGGTGTTCGTCCTGGTCGAGCGCCGGGCCGCCGAACCCCTCGTGCCGCTGAACGTGCTGCGCAAGCGGACCGTGGCCTGGGGCAACGTGCTCGGGGTGCTCGCCTTCGTCACCGAGACCTCCCTGGTCTACCTGCTCACCCTCTACATGCAGAAGACGCTGGGCTTCTCGGCCCTGACCGCGGGCGTCTCCTTCGGTGTCCTCGGCCTCGGCACCGTCCTGGGCGGGCTGCTCGCGCCGAAGGCCGTCGGCCGCACCTCCACCCGGACCGTCCTGGTCTGGGGCGGACTGCTCCAGGCCGTCTTCACCGCGGTCCTGCTCCTGCTCGGCGACTCCCCCGCCGCGATGTGGCTGGTGCTGCCCGCGACGTTCCTCGGCGGCGTCGGCAACATGCTGGTGATCGTCGGGTTCATGCTCACCGCCACCACCGGGCTGCCCGACCGGGAGCAGGGCCTGGCGACGGGACTGGCCAGCATGTCCCAGCAGATCGGGATCACCCTGGGCACCCCGGTCATGTCCGCGGTCGTCACCGCGGCGAGCGCGGGGGCCGTCACCGCGGGGGCCGTCCACCACGGCGTCACCGTCGCGATCGGGGTCAACGCGGCCCTGGTGCTCCTCGGCGTCGTGATCGCCGCGGTGTTCCTGCGGCCCCGCTCCTGA
- a CDS encoding TetR/AcrR family transcriptional regulator — protein sequence MPRPSHPLLQRDRVIAKALEIIDAEGLAACSLPRLAREFEVKAPALYHHFADRAEIMSEVARSVVLEIPAPRPGAPGDWIEWLVALCVDLRRAVLRHPHAAPLLLEFVPRDLLTAHYDEAIEVLAEAGVPAERHALILDGMENLTLGAALTQAMRPEPTRGAIFAHADPVREPRLVAAVLANRWRTPERLFAESVRVFLQGAAAQG from the coding sequence GTGCCGCGCCCCAGTCATCCGTTGCTCCAGCGGGATCGTGTGATCGCGAAGGCGCTGGAGATCATCGACGCCGAGGGGCTCGCGGCGTGCAGTCTGCCGCGGCTGGCCAGGGAGTTCGAGGTGAAGGCGCCGGCCCTTTATCACCACTTCGCCGACCGGGCCGAGATCATGTCCGAGGTGGCGCGGAGCGTCGTGCTGGAGATCCCGGCGCCGCGCCCCGGCGCGCCGGGCGACTGGATCGAGTGGCTCGTGGCGCTGTGCGTCGATCTGCGCCGGGCCGTGCTGCGGCACCCCCACGCGGCGCCGCTGCTGCTGGAGTTCGTCCCGCGCGACCTCCTGACGGCCCACTACGACGAGGCGATCGAGGTTCTGGCGGAGGCCGGCGTGCCCGCGGAACGGCACGCGCTCATCCTCGACGGCATGGAGAACCTCACCCTGGGGGCGGCGCTCACCCAGGCGATGCGGCCCGAGCCGACCCGGGGCGCGATCTTCGCGCACGCCGATCCGGTCCGTGAGCCGAGGCTCGTCGCGGCGGTCCTGGCCAACCGGTGGCGGACCCCCGAGCGGCTGTTCGCCGAGTCGGTCCGGGTCTTCCTCCAGGGTGCCGCCGCCCAGGGCTGA
- a CDS encoding helix-turn-helix transcriptional regulator has translation MVGGSARGPLRGRQLECERLDRLVATVQEGRSAVLVVRGEAGIGKSVLLDYVRGSASGCRIARVAGVESEMELAFGGLHQLCAPFLDHIGRLPGPQRDALETAFGLSAGTPPDRFLVGLAVLSLLADVAEKEPLLCLVDDAQWLDQVSAQALAFVARRLLAEPIGLVLAVREPGLQHELAGVPQLEVGRLGDADARALLNSVTPGRLDGRVRDRIVAETHGNPLALLELPRGLTAAELAGGFARPDARPLITQIEQSFLRRVEALPAGTRRLLLIAAAEPVGDVTLLTRAAELLGIDAAAAAPAEAAGLISIGTRVRFRHPLVRSAAYRVAAPEDRQSVHRALADATDPASDPERRAWHLANATAGPDESVAAELERSAERAQARGGVAAAAAFLERAAELTPDPARRGVRTLAAARAKHRAGGYDAALELLDSAELGPLDERRLAQSNLLRGQIVFASRSASAALPLLLKTGKRLERLDPGLARETYRDALHAALTAGRLPSGGVQVADVAAAALAAPSGPEPGRNELLLDGLAVRSTEGYEASVPLLRQAVDAFRAEGVSREEGLGWLPLACRMAHDLFDFDGYAALSTRLVDLARETGTLAVLPSALLLLLSNRVFAGELAFAETLVAESMTIGEVTGSRFFARYGALVLEPWKGREAETRQAIDVVTRDLLLQGEGKVLSATQWASAVLYNGLGRYEEAYAAAERGCEHPEEYGLSTWSLVEYVEAAVRSGRPARAADAARRLDARARASGTDWALGTSAAARAQVSDGDTAEALYREAIDRLGRTDVKVLLARTHLLYGEWLRRENRRVDAREHLGTAYEMCTRMGAAAFAERARRELGATGETIRKRPTDGGPSLTTQESRIARMAGEGLTNLEIGAQLFISPHTVEWHLRKVFVKLGIASRKQIRPALLDDPTPA, from the coding sequence ATGGTCGGCGGAAGTGCCAGAGGCCCGCTGCGCGGGCGGCAGCTCGAGTGCGAACGGCTCGACCGGCTCGTGGCCACGGTGCAGGAGGGCCGCAGCGCGGTCCTGGTCGTCCGCGGCGAGGCGGGCATCGGCAAGTCGGTCCTGCTGGACTACGTGCGCGGCAGCGCGTCCGGCTGCCGGATCGCCCGGGTCGCGGGCGTCGAGTCCGAGATGGAGCTCGCCTTCGGCGGCCTCCACCAGCTCTGCGCCCCCTTCCTCGACCACATCGGCCGGCTGCCCGGCCCGCAGCGCGACGCGCTGGAGACGGCGTTCGGCCTGAGCGCGGGAACCCCGCCGGACCGCTTCCTCGTCGGCCTCGCGGTGCTCAGCCTGCTCGCGGACGTCGCCGAGAAGGAGCCGCTGCTCTGCCTCGTCGACGACGCCCAGTGGCTCGACCAGGTCTCCGCGCAGGCCCTCGCCTTCGTCGCGCGGCGCCTGCTCGCCGAGCCGATCGGGCTGGTGCTCGCGGTGCGCGAGCCCGGCCTCCAGCACGAGCTCGCGGGGGTGCCTCAGCTCGAGGTCGGCCGGCTCGGCGACGCCGACGCCCGCGCCCTGCTGAACTCCGTGACCCCCGGACGGCTCGACGGTCGGGTCAGGGACCGGATCGTCGCCGAGACCCACGGCAACCCGCTGGCCCTCCTCGAACTGCCCCGGGGACTGACCGCCGCGGAGCTCGCGGGAGGGTTCGCCCGCCCCGACGCCCGGCCGCTGATCACCCAGATCGAGCAGAGCTTCCTGCGCCGGGTCGAGGCGCTGCCCGCCGGGACCCGGCGGCTCCTCCTGATCGCCGCGGCCGAACCCGTCGGCGACGTGACCCTGCTGACCCGGGCGGCCGAGCTGCTGGGGATCGACGCGGCGGCCGCCGCGCCCGCCGAGGCGGCGGGGCTGATCAGCATCGGCACCCGGGTGCGGTTCCGGCACCCGCTCGTGCGCTCGGCGGCGTACCGTGTGGCCGCGCCGGAGGACCGGCAGAGCGTGCACCGCGCGCTCGCCGACGCGACGGACCCCGCGTCCGATCCGGAACGCCGGGCCTGGCACCTCGCCAACGCCACGGCCGGCCCCGACGAGTCGGTGGCCGCGGAACTGGAACGCTCGGCCGAGCGGGCGCAGGCGCGCGGCGGCGTCGCGGCGGCCGCCGCCTTCCTGGAGCGGGCCGCCGAGCTGACCCCGGACCCCGCGCGCCGCGGCGTCCGCACACTGGCGGCGGCCCGCGCCAAACACCGGGCCGGAGGGTACGACGCCGCGCTCGAACTGCTGGACTCCGCCGAGCTCGGCCCCCTCGACGAACGGCGGCTCGCCCAGTCGAACCTGCTGCGCGGCCAGATCGTGTTCGCCTCCCGGAGTGCCAGCGCCGCCCTGCCCCTGCTGCTCAAGACCGGCAAGCGGCTGGAGCGGCTGGACCCCGGGCTGGCCCGCGAGACCTACCGGGACGCCCTGCACGCGGCCCTCACCGCCGGACGCCTGCCCAGCGGCGGCGTCCAGGTGGCGGACGTCGCGGCGGCGGCGCTCGCCGCGCCGTCAGGGCCCGAGCCGGGACGCAACGAGCTGCTCCTCGACGGGCTGGCCGTGCGGAGCACCGAGGGCTACGAAGCGAGCGTGCCTCTGCTGCGGCAGGCGGTCGACGCGTTCCGGGCCGAGGGCGTCTCCCGCGAAGAGGGCCTCGGTTGGCTCCCGCTCGCCTGCCGCATGGCCCACGACCTCTTCGACTTCGACGGCTACGCGGCGCTCTCGACCCGGCTCGTCGACCTGGCCAGGGAGACCGGCACGCTCGCGGTGCTGCCGTCGGCCCTCCTGCTGCTCCTGTCGAACCGGGTCTTCGCGGGGGAACTCGCCTTCGCCGAGACCCTGGTCGCCGAGTCGATGACGATCGGCGAGGTGACCGGCAGCCGCTTCTTCGCCCGCTACGGCGCCCTGGTGCTCGAACCGTGGAAGGGCAGGGAGGCCGAGACCCGGCAGGCGATCGACGTGGTCACCCGCGACCTGCTCCTGCAGGGCGAGGGCAAGGTGCTGAGCGCCACCCAATGGGCGAGCGCCGTGCTCTACAACGGACTCGGCCGCTACGAGGAGGCGTACGCCGCCGCCGAACGGGGCTGCGAGCACCCCGAGGAGTACGGGCTGTCCACGTGGTCGCTGGTCGAGTACGTCGAGGCCGCGGTCCGAAGCGGACGGCCCGCCCGCGCGGCCGACGCGGCACGCCGACTCGACGCGCGGGCCCGGGCGAGCGGCACCGACTGGGCCCTCGGCACCTCGGCGGCCGCCCGCGCCCAGGTGAGCGACGGCGACACCGCCGAGGCCCTCTACCGTGAGGCGATCGACCGGCTGGGCCGGACCGACGTCAAGGTCCTGCTCGCCCGCACCCACCTGCTCTACGGCGAGTGGCTGCGCCGTGAGAACCGCCGCGTCGACGCCCGCGAACACCTCGGCACCGCCTACGAGATGTGCACCCGGATGGGCGCCGCGGCCTTCGCCGAACGTGCCCGCCGCGAACTCGGCGCCACCGGCGAGACCATTCGCAAACGCCCCACCGACGGCGGCCCCTCCCTCACCACCCAGGAATCCCGCATAGCCCGCATGGCAGGCGAGGGCCTCACCAATCTCGAAATAGGCGCCCAGCTCTTCATCAGCCCCCACACCGTCGAATGGCACCTCCGCAAGGTCTTCGTCAAACTCGGCATCGCCTCCCGCAAACAGATCCGCCCCGCCCTCCTCGACGACCCCACCCCCGCCTGA
- a CDS encoding alpha/beta hydrolase: protein MTASSLVSVPGPAGGPAVPVLAHVPADPRGWIVWAHGGSWRFGSAVEWRRATTRLAAASGWAVLSADYRLAPRHRHPRALQDVLAVLTWAADRAAGLPVAVGGDSAGGTLAACAALAVRDRGGALAAQFLAYPPVDPECSAPSFQADPRRFPDPAALREAWRAWRGDGAPVHDTDGTRLHSTPLDACSLAGTAPAVLAVGTDDPVRDDVEKYARRLRGDGVPVRLLRVAGAEHGDVLRTGSRVLDTLADALRFPVPTS from the coding sequence ATGACCGCCTCATCCCTCGTCAGCGTTCCCGGGCCCGCCGGGGGCCCTGCCGTCCCCGTCCTCGCGCACGTGCCGGCGGACCCGCGCGGCTGGATCGTGTGGGCCCACGGCGGGAGCTGGCGGTTCGGCTCGGCGGTCGAGTGGCGGCGGGCCACCACTCGGCTCGCCGCGGCGTCCGGCTGGGCCGTGCTCAGCGCCGACTACCGGCTCGCGCCGCGGCACCGCCACCCGCGCGCGCTCCAGGACGTCCTGGCCGTCCTGACCTGGGCGGCCGATCGGGCGGCGGGGCTGCCGGTCGCGGTCGGCGGCGACAGCGCGGGCGGCACCCTCGCCGCGTGCGCCGCGCTCGCGGTGCGGGACCGGGGCGGCGCCCTGGCCGCGCAGTTCCTCGCCTACCCCCCGGTCGATCCGGAATGCTCGGCTCCGTCCTTCCAGGCCGACCCGCGACGGTTCCCCGATCCGGCGGCACTGCGGGAGGCGTGGCGGGCCTGGCGCGGAGACGGCGCCCCGGTCCACGACACCGACGGGACCCGCCTGCACTCGACGCCGCTGGACGCCTGCTCCCTCGCCGGTACCGCGCCCGCCGTCCTGGCCGTCGGCACGGACGACCCGGTGCGCGACGACGTCGAGAAGTACGCGCGCCGGCTCCGCGGCGACGGGGTCCCGGTCCGGCTGCTGCGGGTGGCCGGGGCCGAACACGGCGACGTCCTGCGCACCGGCAGCCGCGTCCTCGACACCCTCGCCGACGCGCTCCGCTTCCCCGTCCCGACCTCCTGA
- a CDS encoding sigma factor: MNLLESERDDAVRIGDPEAAASVFTSVRPRLLAIAHRLLKDAGEAEDVVQETWLRWGRADHAAVVSPPAFLAKTTVRLAINASLAPRRRRETPASAWLPATLDLGLGPESAVERHAEIDDALRLLAERLTPAERAVYLLRQAFAYPYERISVVLGLREDHARQLSRRAGGHLATGRRRPVDAAAHRRLVQSFLAAAQTGDLASLEDLLAADLAR, translated from the coding sequence ATGAACCTTTTGGAGTCGGAGAGAGACGACGCGGTACGGATCGGCGACCCGGAGGCGGCGGCCTCGGTGTTCACCTCCGTGCGGCCTCGGCTCCTGGCCATCGCCCATCGGCTCCTCAAGGACGCGGGCGAGGCCGAGGACGTCGTCCAGGAGACCTGGCTGCGGTGGGGGCGCGCCGACCACGCGGCGGTCGTCAGCCCGCCCGCGTTCCTCGCCAAGACCACGGTCCGGCTCGCGATCAACGCCTCCCTGGCTCCCCGGAGGAGGCGCGAGACGCCCGCGAGCGCCTGGCTCCCCGCGACGCTGGACCTGGGCCTCGGCCCCGAGAGCGCGGTCGAGCGGCACGCGGAGATCGACGACGCGCTCCGGCTGCTCGCGGAGCGGCTGACGCCCGCGGAACGCGCGGTGTACCTGCTCCGCCAGGCGTTCGCCTACCCCTACGAGCGGATCTCCGTGGTCCTCGGCCTGCGGGAGGACCACGCCAGGCAGCTCTCGCGCCGGGCCGGCGGCCACCTCGCCACCGGACGGCGACGGCCGGTCGACGCCGCCGCGCACCGCCGCCTCGTCCAGTCCTTCCTCGCCGCGGCGCAGACCGGTGATCTCGCCTCGCTGGAGGATCTTCTCGCCGCCGATCTCGCCCGCTGA
- a CDS encoding oxygenase MpaB family protein encodes MAMRTEVPPAAPEQPDIRTFGPGSVLWEEFGLWTSAFAGQSAFLLQVMHPSIGTVVDQLSSFRRDPVGRARRSFASVQTWIYGGETAIEEGRRLREMHKDLKAVDEQGTTHHALSGEPWAWVHLTGFQAAASAARYFDPGKWTDDYADQVYTEFLDLGRILRVPERLLPPTVEDYWTYFDHMVENVLVDHPVAHDVLDMMDKVPPSVPRSLRPVLAPLHRGVGSLGRLVATGTLPPAARDKLGLTWTRSDDLALKAVGRAISRTTPLLPERVRYMPIAYQAREAARANARLARTLATRPL; translated from the coding sequence ATGGCGATGCGCACCGAAGTCCCGCCTGCGGCCCCGGAACAGCCGGACATCCGGACGTTCGGGCCCGGATCCGTCCTCTGGGAGGAGTTCGGGCTGTGGACGTCGGCGTTCGCCGGCCAGAGCGCGTTCCTCCTCCAGGTGATGCACCCGTCGATCGGCACCGTGGTGGACCAGCTGTCGAGCTTCCGGCGCGATCCCGTCGGACGGGCCAGGCGCAGCTTCGCGTCGGTGCAGACCTGGATCTACGGCGGCGAGACCGCGATCGAGGAGGGCCGGCGCCTCCGCGAGATGCACAAGGACCTCAAGGCCGTCGACGAGCAGGGCACCACCCATCACGCCCTGTCCGGCGAGCCCTGGGCCTGGGTCCACCTCACCGGCTTCCAGGCGGCGGCCTCCGCGGCCCGGTACTTCGACCCCGGCAAGTGGACCGACGACTACGCCGACCAGGTCTACACCGAGTTCCTCGACCTCGGCCGGATCCTCCGCGTCCCCGAGCGGCTGCTTCCGCCGACCGTCGAGGACTACTGGACGTACTTCGACCACATGGTCGAGAACGTCCTCGTGGACCACCCGGTGGCCCACGACGTCCTGGACATGATGGACAAGGTCCCCCCGTCCGTCCCGCGCTCGCTCCGGCCTGTCCTGGCCCCCCTGCATCGCGGCGTCGGATCCCTGGGCCGTCTCGTCGCCACCGGCACCCTCCCGCCCGCCGCCCGCGACAAGCTGGGCCTCACGTGGACCAGGTCCGACGATCTCGCCCTCAAGGCGGTCGGCCGGGCCATCTCCCGGACCACCCCCCTGCTCCCCGAACGCGTTCGTTACATGCCGATCGCCTACCAGGCCCGGGAGGCCGCCCGGGCCAACGCCAGGCTGGCCAGGACCCTGGCCACCCGCCCCCTGTAG
- a CDS encoding class I adenylate-forming enzyme family protein codes for MRQTTVLRALDAWRVRTPDAVALRCRADALTWSALLRETDRAAARLLAEGVKPGDRVALLGGMSLDWAVTALGAIRVGAILCPLNERYPASELADVLRELTPAVLVVGAAHRETAERAAEASVRLPMESFADGAPAAFDLPGLAADPSAPVCVIPTSGSTGLPKAVVYTHESLLGAFFEWTLQAPELMRATTLNISAMSFAAGLLNGFLAPLVLGGRVVMMPVWNPDDALGLIEEHEVTCIAATTIFFEQMAALPRFADADLTSLAVVFTGGNPVTPTLVEAWAKKGVGLRQAYGLTESLSMVTFPTAELAMRKPESVGLGGVLTEVRIVDVDGTPCPPGTPGEIWISGPGVAAGYWRDDALTEAVFGGGRLRTGDIGVRDEDGTLRIVGRTKDLIKSGGMTIYAAEIERAVLELPQVLEAAVIGVADPEFGETPALLLTAKGLTVQDVIEHCKVKLAAYKVPRYVVFREEPLPRTSSMKIDKRPLRAAGADIPERHERIGRTPHPHGQG; via the coding sequence ATGCGTCAAACCACCGTGCTGAGAGCCCTGGACGCCTGGCGCGTCCGCACGCCCGACGCCGTCGCGCTGCGCTGCCGCGCAGACGCGCTCACCTGGTCCGCGCTCCTGCGCGAGACGGACCGGGCCGCGGCCAGGCTGCTCGCTGAAGGCGTCAAGCCCGGCGACCGCGTCGCCCTGCTCGGCGGCATGTCCCTCGACTGGGCGGTGACCGCGCTCGGCGCGATCCGCGTCGGCGCGATCCTCTGCCCGCTGAACGAGCGGTACCCCGCGAGCGAGCTCGCCGACGTGCTGCGCGAGCTCACCCCGGCCGTCCTCGTCGTCGGCGCGGCGCACCGCGAGACCGCCGAGCGGGCCGCGGAGGCATCGGTGCGCCTTCCCATGGAGTCCTTCGCGGACGGCGCCCCCGCCGCGTTCGACCTCCCCGGGCTCGCCGCGGACCCCTCGGCGCCCGTCTGCGTCATCCCCACCTCGGGCTCCACCGGCCTGCCCAAGGCGGTCGTCTACACCCACGAGTCCCTGCTCGGCGCGTTCTTCGAGTGGACGCTCCAGGCACCGGAGCTGATGCGGGCGACCACGCTCAACATCAGCGCGATGTCGTTCGCGGCGGGCCTGCTCAACGGCTTCCTCGCCCCGCTGGTGCTCGGCGGCCGCGTCGTCATGATGCCGGTCTGGAACCCGGACGACGCGCTCGGGCTCATCGAGGAGCACGAGGTGACGTGCATCGCCGCCACCACGATCTTCTTCGAGCAGATGGCGGCACTCCCGCGGTTCGCCGACGCCGACCTGACGTCCCTCGCGGTCGTGTTCACGGGCGGGAACCCGGTCACGCCGACGCTGGTCGAAGCCTGGGCGAAGAAGGGCGTGGGCCTGCGGCAGGCCTACGGCCTCACCGAATCACTGTCGATGGTGACCTTCCCGACGGCCGAGCTGGCGATGCGCAAGCCGGAATCGGTGGGCCTCGGCGGCGTGCTGACCGAGGTCCGGATCGTCGACGTCGACGGCACGCCGTGCCCTCCCGGGACGCCCGGCGAGATCTGGATCTCCGGACCCGGCGTCGCCGCGGGCTACTGGCGGGACGACGCGCTCACCGAGGCCGTCTTCGGCGGCGGCCGGCTGCGCACCGGGGACATCGGGGTCCGGGACGAGGACGGCACCCTGCGGATCGTGGGCCGGACCAAGGACCTCATCAAGTCCGGCGGCATGACGATCTACGCCGCCGAGATCGAACGGGCGGTCCTGGAGCTGCCCCAGGTCCTGGAGGCCGCCGTCATCGGCGTGGCCGACCCGGAGTTCGGCGAGACCCCCGCGCTCCTGCTGACCGCGAAGGGGCTGACCGTCCAGGACGTCATCGAGCACTGCAAGGTCAAGCTGGCCGCCTACAAGGTGCCCCGGTACGTCGTCTTCCGCGAGGAGCCTCTGCCGCGGACGTCCAGCATGAAGATCGACAAGCGCCCGCTGCGCGCGGCCGGCGCCGACATCCCCGAACGGCACGAGCGGATCGGCCGCACGCCGCACCCGCACGGCCAGGGATAA
- a CDS encoding TetR/AcrR family transcriptional regulator: MEATPQPGTVRPGGRTARVREAVFQAAGDVLAEKGFDALDLAEIARIAGVGKTTVYRRWGTAGALAADLLDDMAEQSLPRARTGSVDDDLRANARLVVKTLTDPRQGRLFKALIAASLCDEQAARALHRFYAVRISEWAGCVTDAVGRGELPEGLDAHRVIANVSAPLYYALLNTGAALDDAAADRAAAAALAAARAGIA, from the coding sequence ATGGAGGCGACCCCGCAGCCAGGCACCGTGCGTCCAGGGGGGCGTACCGCCCGAGTCCGCGAAGCCGTCTTCCAGGCGGCCGGGGACGTGCTGGCCGAGAAGGGCTTCGACGCCCTCGACCTCGCCGAGATCGCCCGGATCGCCGGGGTCGGCAAGACGACCGTCTACCGCAGGTGGGGCACCGCGGGCGCGCTGGCCGCCGACCTCCTGGACGACATGGCCGAGCAGTCACTGCCGCGCGCCCGCACCGGCAGCGTGGACGACGACCTGCGCGCCAACGCCCGGCTCGTCGTGAAGACGCTCACCGACCCGCGGCAGGGCCGCCTCTTCAAGGCCCTCATCGCCGCCTCCCTGTGCGACGAGCAGGCGGCCCGTGCCCTGCACCGCTTCTACGCGGTGCGCATCTCCGAATGGGCAGGCTGCGTCACCGACGCCGTCGGGCGCGGCGAGCTCCCCGAGGGGCTCGACGCCCATCGCGTCATCGCCAACGTCTCGGCGCCCCTGTACTACGCGCTCCTCAACACCGGCGCCGCCCTCGACGACGCGGCCGCCGACCGCGCCGCCGCGGCGGCCCTCGCCGCGGCCCGCGCGGGCATCGCCTGA
- a CDS encoding MsnO8 family LLM class oxidoreductase: MSVPLRLSVLDQSPLTGDAGPADALARSLDLARQADSLGFHRVWFAGHHRSGSFAGTSPETMAAPALERTSRIRAGSGRVGSGRVGSGGILLPRHRPDKVAETMGILAFVHPGRVDVGIGRGGGPAADFDRKVSDLRGLLLDAAAGSADPGEPAAHLWLLGAGGSSAPLAGSLGAGYAFGHFFAPSRGRAVLAGYRAHLPSGAARGGPLLAVRAVAAADPERAAALARAMLLWRARKDLGTDAPVPSLAALDRHV, translated from the coding sequence ATGTCCGTTCCGCTGCGCCTGTCCGTCCTCGACCAATCGCCGCTCACCGGGGACGCCGGACCCGCCGACGCGCTGGCCCGCTCCCTCGACCTCGCCCGCCAGGCCGACTCCCTCGGCTTCCACCGGGTCTGGTTCGCCGGACACCACCGATCCGGTTCGTTCGCCGGGACGTCGCCGGAGACGATGGCGGCGCCGGCGCTGGAGCGCACCTCCCGGATCCGCGCCGGGTCGGGTCGGGTCGGGTCGGGTCGGGTCGGGTCGGGCGGGATCCTCCTCCCCCGCCATCGGCCCGACAAGGTCGCCGAGACGATGGGGATCCTCGCGTTCGTCCATCCCGGAAGGGTCGACGTCGGCATCGGACGGGGCGGCGGTCCCGCGGCCGACTTCGACCGGAAGGTCTCCGACCTGCGCGGGCTGCTGCTCGACGCCGCCGCGGGCTCGGCCGACCCCGGCGAGCCCGCCGCGCACCTGTGGCTGCTGGGGGCGGGTGGATCCAGCGCGCCGCTCGCGGGAAGCCTCGGCGCGGGGTACGCGTTCGGCCACTTCTTCGCGCCCTCCCGCGGCAGGGCGGTCCTCGCCGGATATCGGGCGCACCTGCCGTCGGGCGCGGCGCGGGGCGGCCCGCTGCTCGCCGTCCGCGCGGTCGCCGCGGCCGACCCGGAGCGCGCCGCCGCGCTCGCCCGCGCGATGCTGCTCTGGCGGGCGCGCAAGGATCTGGGCACCGATGCCCCGGTCCCTTCCCTCGCGGCCCTGGACCGGCACGTGTGA